Proteins encoded in a region of the Prunus persica cultivar Lovell chromosome G4, Prunus_persica_NCBIv2, whole genome shotgun sequence genome:
- the LOC18778591 gene encoding vesicle-associated protein 4-1 — protein MAIVENHHHHHHRHKSHSDVKLFALCPFWQSGGQTSSSSSSTQNLQGHVDGSKSKPKTVSSVARSLLPPRRRLRLDPANKLYFPYEPGKQVKSAIRLKNTSRSHVAFKFQTTAPKSCYMRPPGGILAPGESIIATVFRFVEQPENNEKHLDQKTKVKFKIVSLKVTAGTDYVPELFDEQKDQVTVERILRVVFLDAEHPSPALEKLKRQLAEAEAALEVRKKPPVDSGPRDVGEGLVIDEWKERREKYLARQQVGAVDSV, from the exons ATGGCCATCGTGGagaaccaccaccaccatcaccaccggCACAAGTCCCACTCCGACGTGAAGCTCTTCGCTCTCTGCCCGTTTTGGCAGTCCGGGGGCCAAACGTCGTCGTCTTCCTCCTCCACGCAGAACCTCCAGGGCCACGTCGACGGATCCAAGTCGAAGCCCAAAACGGTGTCGTCCGTCGCCAGATCGCTTCTCCCTCCCCGCCGTCGGCTCCGGCTCGACCCCGCCAACAAACTCTACTTCCCTT ATGAACCTGGGAAACAGGTGAAGAGCGCAATCCGGTTAAAGAACACTAGCAGGTCTCATGTAGCTTTCAAG TTTCAAACTACTGCGCCAAAAAGCTGTTATATGCGTCCTCCGGGAGGTATACTTGCTCCGGGAGAAAGCATAATTGCGACTG TGTTTAGGTTTGTCGAACAACCCGAGAACAATGAGAAACATTTGGATCAGAAAACCAAGGTTAAGTTCAAGATTGTGAGTCTGAAGGTGACAGCAGGAACAGACTATGTGCCTGAGCTG TTTGACGAACAAAAGGATCAAGTGACTGTTGAGCGAATTTTGCGGGTTGTATTTTTGGATGCAGAGCACCCTAGTCCT GCTCTGGAAAAACTGAAGAGACAGTTGGCCGAAGCTGAGGCTGCACTTGAAGTGCGTAAAAAACCTCCTGTGGACTCGGGCCCTCGTGATGTCGGGGAAGGCCTTGTAATAGATGAATGG AAGGAGCGGAGGGAGAAATACTTGGCTCGGCAGCAAGTTGGAGCAGTAGATTCAGTATAA